One segment of Vicia villosa cultivar HV-30 ecotype Madison, WI unplaced genomic scaffold, Vvil1.0 ctg.000621F_1_1, whole genome shotgun sequence DNA contains the following:
- the LOC131629862 gene encoding ABC transporter G family member 20-like encodes MIIDSPMHAVSSLNPTPPKPVSHHDMLPFFNQSMELVPSPLKTRRTLHSPTLGELLKRVEDAQNDNNNAQPHHVLDLSSPSSSTTLPPPFFLSFTDLTYSVKLDRKLTCFSFNQNSLPTDHETDTKPNGTKILLNNISGEARDGEIMAVLGASGSGKSTLIDALADRISKESLKGTITLNGDVLESSLQKVISAYVMQDDLLFPMLTVEETLMFSAEFRLPRSLSKSKKKARVQALIDQLGLRNAASTVIGDEGHRGVSGGERRRVSIGTDIIHDPIILFLDEPTSGLDSTSAYMVVKVLQRIAQSGSIVMMSVHQPSYRILGLLDRLIFLSHGQTVYSGSPASLPSFFSEFGHPIPENENRTEFALDLIRELEETPGGTKGLVEFNKTWQLKNQPLSANVGAKLLLKDAISASISRGKLVSGTNGGNENGNSTASVATFANPFWIEMAVIGKRSLTNSRRMPELFGIRLGAVLVTGGILATIFYHLDNSPKGVQERLGFFAFAMSTTFYTCAEAIPVFLQERYIFMRETAYNAYRRSSYVLAHSIISLPALVFLSFTFAITTFWSVGLAGGTSGFLFYFLTILASFWAGSSFVTFLSGVVSHVMLGFTVVVAIMAYFLLFSGFFISRDRIPPYWIWFHYLSLVKYPYEGVLQNEFAINPPRCFVRGIQMFDNTPLGDVPGSLKVELLKSMSRTLGITITSDTCVVTGEDVLKQQGITQLSKWNCLYITIAWGFFFRFLFYLALLFGSKNKRK; translated from the coding sequence ATGATTATTGATTCACCCATGCATGCAGTGTCTTCCTTAAACCCCACGCCTCCTAAACCAGTCTCCCACCACGACATGCTTCCTTTCTTCAACCAATCTATGGAACTCGTTCCCAGTCCCCTCAAAACACGACGAACCCTTCACTCTCCTACACTCGGTGAACTCCTTAAACGCGTTGAAGATGCTCAAAACGACAACAATAATGCTCAACCACACCATGTTCTCGACCTTTCTTCACCCTCTTCTTCCACCACTCTCCCCCcacctttttttctttctttcactgACTTGACTTACAGCGTCAAGCTAGACAGAAAGTTGACATGCTTTTCTTTCAATCAAAATTCTCTTCCAACGGATCATGAAACCGATACCAAACCAAATGGAACCAAGATTCTCCTCAACAACATCTCCGGTGAAGCAAGAGACGGAGAAATCATGGCAGTTCTCGGCGCAAGCGGCTCTGGAAAATCAACTCTCATCGACGCTCTCGCTGACAGAATTTCCAAAGAGTCTCTCAAAGGTACTATAACTCTAAACGGAGACGTTCTGGAGTCAAGTCTCCAGAAAGTAATTTCAGCTTATGTCATGCAAGATGATCTTCTCTTCCCCATGCTCACCGTGGAAGAAACTCTTATGTTCTCTGCGGAGTTTAGACTCCCTCGCTCTCTCtccaaatcaaagaaaaaagctCGTGTCCAAGCTCTCATCGATCAGCTCGGTCTCCGCAACGCTGCCTCAACAGTCATAGGAGACGAAGGCCACCGCGGTGTCTCAGGTGGAGAACGCCGCCGTGTCTCGATCGGCACAGACATCATCCACGATCCAATCATTTTATTCTTAGACGAACCAACATCCGGACTTGACTCCACCAGCGCATACATGGTGGTTAAGGTCTTACAGCGAATTGCTCAAAGCGGGAGTATCGTCATGATGTCAGTTCATCAACCAAGCTACAGAATCCTCGGATTGTTAGACCGTTTGATCTTCCTCTCTCACGGCCAAACCGTCTACAGCGGTTCTCCGGCGAGCCTCCCTAGTTTTTTCTCCGAGTTCGGTCATCCTATACCGGAGAACGAGAACCGTACCGAATTTGCACTGGACCTAATCCGCGAGCTTGAAGAAACTCCGGGAGGAACCAAAGGTCTTGTGGAGTTCAACAAAACATGGCAGTTGAAAAATCAACCACTCTCGGCAAACGTCGGAGCCAAACTGTTGTTAAAGGACGCCATCAGTGCGAGTATCTCAAGGGGAAAATTAGTCTCAGGAACTAACGGTGGAAACGAAAACGGAAACTCAACCGCTTCAGTTGCCACGTTTGCAAATCCATTTTGGATTGAAATGGCGGTTATTGGAAAACGTTCTCTAACAAACTCCCGTCGGATGCCGGAATTATTCGGAATCCGATTAGGTGCAGTTCTGGTCACCGGAGGAATATTAGCCACTATCTTCTACCATCTTGACAACTCACCAAAAGGTGTTCAAGAGCGTTTAGGTTTCTTTGCCTTCGCCATGTCAACAACCTTCTACACTTGCGCAGAAGCCATTCCCGTTTTCCTCCAAGAGCGTTATATTTTCATGAGAGAAACAGCCTACAACGCTTACCGTCGTTCCTCTTACGTCCTCGCTCACTCCATCATCTCCCTCCCTGCACTCGTCTTCCTCTCCTTCACTTTCGCCATAACTACCTTCTGGTCGGTCGGACTCGCCGGCGGGACATCTGGTTTCTTGTTCTACTTTTTAACCATTTTAGCTTCTTTCTGGGCAGGGAGTTCCTTCGTGACGTTCCTCTCCGGCGTAGTTTCTCATGTGATGCTTGGTTTTACCGTCGTGGTTGCCATAATGGCCTACTTTCTTCTCTTCAGCGGATTCTTCATCAGCAGAGACAGAATTCCACCTTACTGGATATGGTTCCATTACCTGTCACTAGTGAAGTACCCTTATGAAGGAGTGCTTCAGAATGAGTTTGCTATTAACCCACCAAGATGCTTTGTGAGAGGGATTCAGATGTTCGATAACACGCCGCTCGGCGATGTTCCAGGGAGTTTGAAGGTGGAGCTGTTGAAGAGCATGAGCAGGACGCTTGGGATTACCATAACGAGCGACACTTGTGTTGTTACAGGAGAAGATGTACTGAAGCAGCAGGGGATCACGCAGCTAAGTAAATGGAATTGCTTGTACATTACCATTGCTTGGGGTTTCTTCTTTCGCTTCCTCTTTTACTTGGCGTTGCTTTTTGGAAGCAAGAACAAAAGGAAATAA